The Hymenobacter chitinivorans DSM 11115 genome contains a region encoding:
- a CDS encoding 3'-5' exonuclease encodes MNSKKLKFFDTPVCFIDFETTGIDPYTDEPIEIGAILSDEYGNIQKTFTSRIKINHELKNNDATKIHGIEYQTLKSSPSQKQVLQKFFTEFGCNYCFGAWNIGFDVAFFKKMCTNNNMDTLFKQIKYRHLDVQSVSKIAASLNVIDENIKSLSDCTNYFNIERSEYHNALEDAELCHKVYINLFRRFLTYKSSEL; translated from the coding sequence ATGAATTCTAAAAAACTGAAGTTTTTCGACACACCTGTGTGTTTTATAGATTTTGAAACAACCGGTATTGACCCATACACTGATGAGCCAATCGAAATTGGGGCCATACTATCTGATGAGTATGGGAATATTCAAAAAACATTTACTTCAAGAATTAAGATAAATCATGAACTAAAAAATAATGACGCCACAAAAATACATGGAATTGAATATCAAACCTTAAAAAGCAGCCCTAGTCAAAAACAAGTTTTGCAAAAGTTTTTTACTGAATTCGGCTGCAATTATTGTTTTGGCGCTTGGAATATAGGCTTTGATGTCGCATTTTTCAAAAAAATGTGCACAAATAACAACATGGATACTTTATTCAAGCAAATAAAGTATCGCCATCTAGATGTGCAATCTGTATCTAAAATAGCAGCTTCTTTAAACGTAATAGATGAAAATATAAAATCCCTAAGTGACTGCACTAACTATTTTAATATAGAAAGATCCGAATATCATAATGCACTAGAAGATGCAGAACTTTGCCACAAGGTTTATATAAACCTCTTTCGCCGATTCCTTACCTACAAGTCATCAGAACTTTGA
- a CDS encoding metal-dependent hydrolase: MPASSQLQLLGHASFRITTPEGRVILLDPWLTDNPFVPAELREPERADLVLITHGHDDHFDSALPALLARTGARIVAPAAVRFYLYEQGVPAAQFEPMNVGGGIDLLDLRLTMTLAQHAAHVDLPGNKTGFRHEAVGYILALSDGVVVYCAGDTALFGDMQLLAELYQPTVALLPIGDRYTMGPREAAVAARLLGVRHVVPFHYGTFASLVGTPEQLRQHLPPAGAVTVHALQAGETLSLSRL, translated from the coding sequence ATGCCTGCTTCCTCCCAGCTGCAGTTGCTCGGCCACGCCAGCTTCCGCATCACCACGCCCGAAGGCCGGGTTATCCTGCTAGACCCGTGGCTAACCGACAACCCCTTCGTGCCGGCCGAGCTGCGGGAGCCCGAGCGGGCCGACCTGGTGCTCATTACCCACGGCCACGACGACCATTTTGACTCCGCCCTACCCGCGCTACTGGCCCGCACCGGGGCCCGGATAGTGGCCCCGGCGGCGGTGCGGTTCTACCTCTACGAACAGGGCGTTCCCGCCGCGCAGTTTGAGCCCATGAACGTGGGTGGCGGCATCGATCTGCTGGACCTGCGCCTGACCATGACCCTGGCCCAGCACGCGGCCCACGTGGACCTGCCCGGCAACAAAACCGGCTTTCGGCACGAGGCCGTGGGCTATATCCTGGCCCTGTCGGACGGCGTAGTAGTGTACTGCGCCGGCGACACGGCCCTGTTTGGCGACATGCAGCTGCTGGCCGAGCTCTACCAGCCCACCGTGGCCCTGCTGCCCATCGGCGACCGGTACACCATGGGTCCGCGGGAGGCGGCCGTGGCGGCGCGGCTGCTGGGAGTGCGCCACGTGGTGCCGTTTCACTACGGCACGTTTGCGTCGCTGGTGGGCACGCCCGAGCAACTGCGGCAGCACCTCCCGCCCGCGGGGGCCGTAACCGTACACGCCCTGCAGGCCGGCGAAACGCTGAGTTTGAGCCGGCTATAA
- a CDS encoding T9SS type A sorting domain-containing protein: MRIVTLLTGLLLGTTFGASAQVATPTRQLPESRSRQLLHAAPASAAGSAPALRHATSLSQPGRAVHHSWNSTNNSWTKATVETYAYDAQGRLTQEAVADSATQAPLYRSLYSYNGQGLNTEEVYQTWSGTAWLNTGRYAATYDARGSITEALYQEWTGSAWLTNDGNRYQLTYNSAGVLLTQVVQDFDMGTFVNSQKLTYSVSTNNEWTSMVEQRWEQGAWQDQARFTYTWHNWSKRQYATVLQETWQGQWQPATRFTYVFGANDSFTVTAEENVRGGSWQNFFREKLTYDAQHNNTEYTSEEWLNNAWSLEYGERTTRRYASTGELLRLLTQVYEPSRTASYVNSDLYTYSAFVLLSNTGPAARNLAAEIYPNPTTGLVTLRWNGAARSAAVLNLLGQTVRTVPLPAGATTHALDLSALPAGVYSIRLQTAAGSVTQRLVKQ, encoded by the coding sequence ATGCGCATTGTTACCCTTCTGACCGGGCTATTGCTTGGGACTACCTTCGGGGCTTCCGCCCAAGTTGCCACCCCCACCCGGCAGCTGCCCGAGAGCCGCTCGCGCCAGCTTTTGCATGCTGCTCCGGCTTCGGCGGCCGGTAGCGCCCCGGCCCTGCGCCACGCCACCAGCCTCTCGCAGCCCGGCCGGGCCGTGCACCACAGCTGGAACTCGACGAACAACAGCTGGACCAAGGCCACGGTGGAAACCTACGCCTACGACGCCCAGGGCCGCCTGACCCAGGAAGCCGTGGCCGACTCCGCCACCCAGGCCCCCCTCTACCGCAGCCTCTACAGCTACAACGGCCAGGGCCTGAACACCGAGGAAGTATACCAGACCTGGAGCGGCACGGCCTGGCTGAACACGGGCCGCTACGCGGCCACCTACGACGCCCGCGGCAGCATCACCGAGGCCCTGTACCAGGAATGGACCGGCTCGGCCTGGCTTACCAACGACGGCAACCGCTACCAGCTGACCTACAACTCGGCCGGCGTGCTGCTCACCCAGGTAGTGCAGGACTTCGACATGGGCACTTTCGTTAATTCGCAGAAGCTGACTTACTCCGTATCGACCAACAATGAGTGGACCTCAATGGTGGAGCAGCGCTGGGAGCAGGGGGCGTGGCAGGATCAGGCCCGCTTCACCTACACCTGGCACAACTGGAGCAAGCGGCAATACGCCACGGTGCTGCAGGAAACGTGGCAGGGTCAGTGGCAACCCGCCACGCGCTTTACCTACGTGTTCGGGGCCAATGACAGCTTCACCGTTACGGCGGAAGAAAACGTGCGTGGCGGCAGCTGGCAGAATTTCTTCCGTGAAAAGCTGACTTACGACGCCCAGCACAACAACACGGAGTATACCTCGGAGGAATGGCTCAACAATGCCTGGAGCCTGGAGTACGGCGAGCGGACCACCCGGCGCTACGCCTCGACGGGCGAACTGCTGCGCCTGCTCACCCAGGTTTACGAGCCCAGCCGCACGGCCAGCTACGTCAACTCCGACCTCTACACCTACTCGGCCTTCGTGCTGCTCAGCAATACGGGCCCAGCCGCCAGAAACCTGGCGGCCGAAATTTACCCTAACCCCACCACGGGCCTGGTTACGCTGCGCTGGAACGGCGCCGCCCGCAGCGCGGCAGTGCTCAATCTGCTGGGCCAAACCGTGCGCACGGTGCCGCTGCCCGCCGGGGCTACCACCCACGCCCTCGACCTGAGTGCCCTGCCCGCCGGCGTGTACAGCATCCGCCTGCAAACGGCGGCCGGCAGCGTAACTCAGCGCTTGGTCAAGCAGTAA